cacacacacacacacacacacacacacacacacacacacacacacacacacacacacacacacacacacacacacacacacacacacacacacacacacacacacacacacacacacacctgcattaaGGGTTCTCCCAGCATCAGCATAGGCTTACCTTTCACGTAATTTGACCAACCTGTTACAACTTGACACATGTTAAAAATGTCTCCTCATTCAGGTATAAAGTACTGAATGCCAGTGTCATCCCCGAGGGCCAGTTCATGGACAACAAGAAGGCTTCTGAGAAGCTGCTTGGGTCCATTGATGTAAATCACGAGGATtataagtttggacacaccaaggtCAGTCAAATACAACCCAGCCATGGCTGACAACAAAACACAACTACAATGATAATATAAACCTCAACCATTCAACATCTCTCCAGTTGATATATCCATGATATTGTTCTTTCTTCTTCATTTAACTAATTGAAAAGGTGGATAAACATTGTACCTTTTTTTCTCCATCATATTCAAACATCACAAGTATAGAACAGAGAAACTCAACTCATTATCATGTGCATTGTGTTAGAGTGGTATGGCTGCAGTTATATCAGTAGACATGATTCATCTACAACTGTACAATAACTAACAACTTATAAACAACCTATCCCATGGTTTGTTTGTAAGAATTGCAATGTTTATGTTGTTCAATTCAGTCTAGTGGTGTTGTTCCCCTCTTTGTAGTCAACCATTTATATCTGTCCCCATCTGACTGTGGTTCCATTGACAACGTTAACCTGTTTCAGGTGTTCTTCAAAGCCGGTCTACTGGGTGTcctggaggagatgagagatgagaagcTAGCAGCTCTGGTCGGCATGGTCCAGGCTCTCAGCCGTGGATTCCTCATGAGGAGAGAGTTCTCCAagatgatggagaggaggtgagaaagAGTAGACATCTTGGCAAAGCGTTCTGTCAACCCCCTGTATGTAATGCATTAttattacatactgtatgtgatgtgAGTTGATCAGAAGGAGAAAGTACGTCTTCTAATGCTCTACTAACGTTGCAGTATGGGAAACTGGCAAGCTGTTCAATAGGTCATTTAAATTTGGGATATTAACATATTCATTTCTTAAGAATAcaaaatgcctcatgagctcagAACCTGTCAGTCCTGTCATCGAGAGAGCTGTCTATGAATTTAATAGAGGTTACATTTCAATTTAGACAGAAAGAAATAACATATACTGGAAAAACTTTTCCTTTGCAAAGTTTGTTAGTAGAATTACAGTAAAATCTCCTTTAGTTTCATTCTGTTAAATAACTGtttatctgcacagttcttcctgtGAAAGTGTTTTTGTAAAATTGTCCTcatgcatagagttgtatggtttgttaaaacCTGTTGGGAACCCCCctttataaatatttaacatttgacatgttacacagtacatttatgttttgttcgataatatgcatttttatatccacaaatctcggtttacattgatgccatgttcagaaattcctcaaaaatatccggaggaattatagaaagctacgccagataacagaaatactcatcataaactttgactaaagatacatgttctacatataattaaagatacactggttcttaatgcaaccgctgtgtcacgtTTTTtaaaacgttacggaaaaagcataccatgcaataatctgagacggcgctcagacgtaaccgtcatgttggagtcaacagaaatacgaaattacaacataaatattcccttacctttgatgatctttcatcagaatgtagtgcaaggagtcctagttccacaataaatcgttgttttgttccataatgtccaatactagtgtccaagtagctgcatttgctatcactttcagctcacgtgcccaaaaactgactgctggtccaagataactcgcacgaaaacttccaaaagatatattccaggtcgaataaactggtcaaactaagtagaatcaatcttcaggatgttattatcatatatatccaataatgttccaaccggatcattgGTTTTCATCTGGGGCCGAATGAtagcacccacagagaaatgcgtcacagcaaaatggcattctgtcgggacactgactattttccctcccattaggtcaaagttcacagcaaatgctccattacactttctactgaatgaggacatctagtggaaggcgtaggaagtgcttccagatccatatcttgttgggaaaggagggtgCGATGACATCATGATTAAACTTTGAAATAAATGCCCCAactttcagaatttcacttcttgtttggaagattgcctgccctatgagttctgttatactcacagacataattcaaacagttttagaaacttcagagtgttttctatccaatagtaataataatatacatatattagtaatctaggacagagtttgatgcagttcactatgggcacgcaattaatccaaagtgaaaatactgccccctatcctcaaccAGTTTTAATTAAACtttgaaataaatgtttttttgtttggtaAATATTTTAAAGTGTCTTCCATGACCATGCCTGTTACATTTCTCAAGCCCAATTCCTCAACTGTATACCAGAATGTagcggggtggcaggtagcctagtggttagaacattggacTAGCAACTGAAAGGTAGCAAGAtccaatccctgagctgacaatgttcaaatctgtcgttccgcccctgaacaaggcagttaacccactgttcctaggccgtcattgtaaatcttaaattgttcttaactgacttgcctagttgaataaagattagtttttaaataagcatgccactCTATCCTTTCTGTCGACCAGAGAGTCCATCTTCTCCATCCAGTACAACATCCGCTCATTCATGAATGTGAAAACCTGGCCATGGATGAAGTTGTACTTTAAGATCAAGCCCCTGCTGCAGAGCGCTGAGACTGAGAAGGAGCTGGCCAACATGAAGGAGAACTATGAGAAGATGAAGACAGACCTGGCCAAGGCTCTGGCCACCAAGAAGCATTTGGAGGAGAAGTTAGTGGCCCTGGTGCAGGAGagggcagacctggctctccaAGTCGCATCTGTGAGTGACCAACGACCCTCATAAAGGCATATttacacacacatcaatacacacacacacgcacactgtgaAGTATGTGGCTAACTCCCACATTTTTATAGCTCACgttaaaaatatatttcatgAATTTATATTGATTTGCTCTGATCTCTGACTAAATTAAGTCTATATTTTGATACACAACGTGAGGCCTCTGAGTTTTTCTCCTGTTCTGAAACCAGGAAGGTGAGAGTCTGAACGATGCTGAGGAAAGGTGTGAGGGGCTCATCAAGAGCAAGATCCAGCTGGAGGCCAAACTCAAAGAGATGACTGAGAggctggaggatgaggaggagatgaatgCTGAGTTGACTGCCAAGAAGAGGAAGCTGGAGGACGAGTGCTCTGAGCTAAAGAAGGACATTGATGACCTGGAGCTCACCCTAGCCAAAGTGGAGAAGGAGAAGCACGCCACTGAAAACAAGGTCTCGTGTTTTTACCAGTGACAGTATAACCACCAAACAATAATCAACTCGAAACATAGCTTAACAGAAATGGAATTCAAGTCGTATTGTGGGTGCAGGAAAAATGAAAAATAGTTGATTTTCAGTTGCGGAGTACTCCCCACACTCATTGCACGTTCCCCCCTCGTTTATGAATTCCATTCAGTACACTGGCATGGTGTACACTGCCATCTAGTGTTGAATATATGGTACTGTACTTGGTGACCCATTTCTAATATAATTTAAATGAATGCAATATATATCAAACTAAATCTCTCCTTTAAAGACTAATTTTGTTTGGCGGTTTTCAGGTTAAAAACCTGACAGAAGAGATGGCGTCTTTGGATGAGAGTGTTGCCAAGCTGACCAAGGAGAAGAAAGCCCTCCAAGAGGCCCACCAGCAGACACTGGACgacctgcaggcagaggaggacaaagTCAACACTCTGACCAAGGCCAAGACCAAGCTGGAACAGCAAGTGGACGACGTGAGAGGAGTTTGACATTTTGGCCATGATAGTATGTGAGATGATATTATCTTCAGTTGTTAAAATTTGAACATTGTGGTTATATCTTATAGCTTGAGGGTTCTCTGGAGCAAGAGAAGAAGCTCCGTATGGACCTTGAGAGAGCCAAGAGAAAGCTGGAGGGAGATCTGAAACTGGCCCAGGAGTCCATAATGGACCTGGAGAATGACAAGCAGCAGTCTGATGAGAAAATCAAGAAGTAAACACACAGTATTACCTGCCATATTGATCAAAACAATAGTTGTTCTTGACTAATTCTTGTAATTATGAATGACCATTTGCACGTGATTCTTGAAAGAAAACTGAATGGTATGATACTCTCTCTTTACAATATCAAACCAAAACTTGTTTGTGTTTCTTAGAAAGGAGTTTGAGACCAGCCAGCTCCTCAGCAAGGTTGAGGATGAACAGTCTCTGGGAGCTCAGTTGCAGAAGAAGATCAAGGAACTCCAGGTACAGAACAGGATCTCAGATCCAGTACAGGAAAGCCAACAGCTGAATCATTTCCTGAAAACAATTAATCTGGCAGCACACATTTTTCCTGGTGGCTTCTGATGTCTCAGTAGGATGGAAGATGGTGCTTCTTACTGGTCCTTCTTACCATTGTAAAGATGGTGTTTTTTACCATTGTGGTTTTGGTTCCTGCGTGGGCAAGTTTCTACTGAATATATTAGTGGAACTGGCTTAGTTTGCACAAATGTAATTGTTTCAACTGCATTGTAGTGTTCATTCCTCCTGctcctgccccctgttctaggcCCGTAttgaggagctggaggaggaaaTTGAGGCTGAGCGTGCTGCCAGGGCTAAGGTTGAGAAGCAAAGGGCCGATCTCTCCAGAGAACTTGAGGAGATCAGCGAGAGGCTGGAGGAGGCCGGAGGCGCCACTGCTGCTCAGATTGATATGAACAAGAAGCGTGAGGCTGAGTTCCAGAAGCTGCGTCGTGATCTTGAAGAGTCCACTTTGCAGCATGAGGCCACAGCCGCCGCTCTGCGCAAGAAGCAGGCCGACAGTGTGGCTGAGCTCGGGGAGCAGATCGACAACCTGCAGCGTGTCAAGCAGAagctagagaaggagaagagCGAGTACAAGATGGAGATTGATGACCTCTCCAGCAACATGGAGGCCGTCGCCAAGGCTAAGGTGAGTAGTGATATTTTGATCAAGCAGCGTTGAGGAGGGTCAAAATACATTACCATTCAAGAGAACTGCAGCTGACAGGAGTCCCATatataaagtaatgatggaacaTATTTCACTAACAGGGCAATCTGGAGAAGATGTGCCGTACTCTTGAGGACCAGCTGAGTGAGCTCAAGACTAAGAATGATGAGAATGTTCGCCAGGTCAACGACATCAGTGGACAGAGGGCCAGACTCCTGACAGAAAATGGTACCATCATCAACAATGAACAACAAACTGATGCTTTCTTTCAGTAAAGCACAATAACATGTATTGTGGAATATATCCTGATAGTCCAGTCCACAATAGTTTCTAGTGTACTATTCACCACATCACAATAcctaaaaatacattttcaatctTAGGAGGTCAGAGACCCCATTAACAAGGTATTCCTCTATCCCTGCAGGTGAGTTTGGACGCCAGCTGGAGGAGAAGGAAGCCCTGGTGTCTCAGCTGACCAGAGGAAAACAGGCCTTCACCCAGCAGGTGGAGGAGCTGAAGAGGCAGATTGAGGAGGAGGTCAAGGTAAGGGACATAAAACGGACACTACCGACCACAAAGTTAATAGccatatctcaaatcaaatcaaatgtatttatatagccctttgtacatcagctgatatctcaaagtgctgtacagaaacccagcctaaaaccccaaacagcaagcaatgcaggggtagaagcacggtggctaggaaaaactccctagaaaggccaaaacctaggaagaaacctagagaggaaccaggctatgtggggtggccagtcctcttctggctgtgcctgttggagattataacagaacatggccaagatgttcaaatgttcataaatgaccagcatggtcgtataataataaggcagaacagttgaaactggagcagcagcacggtcagatggactggggacagcaaggagtcatcatgtcaggtagtcctggggcatggtcctagggctcaggtcctccgagagagagaaagaaagagagaaggagagaattagagaacgcacacttagattcacacaggacaccgaataggacaggagaagtactccagatataacaaactgaccctatccccctgacacataaactactgcagcataaatactggaggctgagacaggaggggtcaggagacactgtggccccatccgaggacacccccggacagggccaaacaggaaggatataaccccacccatatCTTCATATAGATGGTGACTATGCCACCCAGACTTCTACTGTCATTTGCTGTACTATCTCTCTAAtatctctttgtctttctctttcacaGGCTAAAAACGCCCTGGCCCACGGTGTCCAGTCTGCCCGCCATGACTGTGATCTCCTGAGAGAGCAGtttgaggaggagcaggaggctaAGGCAGAGCTGCAGCGCGGCATGTCCAAGGCCAACAGTGAGGTGGCTCAGTGGAGGACTAAGTATGAAACTGATGCCATCCAGCGCacagaggagctggaggaggccAAGTGAGTCACACGCAACAGCAACAACTCAAATATAGGGTGTGGATGGTGAGGGTCCATATGTAACATTCCTACACCCTCTGTCGTCAAACAGGAAGAAGCTGGCCCAGCGTCTGCAGGACGCTGAGGAGACCATTGAGGCGACCAACTCCAAGTGCTCCTCCCTGGAGAAGACCAAGCAGAGGctgcagggagaggtggaggacctCATGATTGACGTTGAGAGAGCCAACGCCATGGCCGCCAACCTAGACAAGAAGCAGCGTAACTTTGACAAGGTGAAAAGAAATAAACCTCACACTAGGTTGACATTTTCTGTCTGCTATATGATCAATTGTGGTATAATTGTAGCATTTTTCTGATTTAAAACTCTTCATCAATTACTTGCAATGAAAATCCCATGGATTCgccctaggtcctggcagagtggAAGCAGAAGTATGAGGAGGGTCAGGCTGAGCTGGAAGGAGCTCAGAAGGAGGCTCGCTCTATGAGCACTGAACTCTTCAAGTTGAAGAACTCCTACGAGGAGGCTCTGGATCATCTGGAGActctgaagagagagaacaagaacctGCAACGTGAGCATTTGACAGCAGTTTTACTTGGCTCATGTTTGACTGGGGTATTGAAGATGGGGAAAACTGTAACCATCAAAATTTATATTACACAATTTTAAAACagtctgaaataaaataaaaacttaacTTGTAATCGTAAATTCCATCTGAGTGCCAGAGTAcgctctgggcgttcgtaaattcagagcgttgtcagattgtccgtttgtaaattcatagCTTATTGCTCTCGGAGagttcagagcacacactggacgTTCCGAgggttctgacctcacaacagcagtcaagcacccaagctatctggctaacgttggctagctacttccagacacaaatgagagaagacCTCAGTCTGACCAtgttactcaccctagcagagctggttaggctgttttcctgttatccagagcgttggtgactgtaactgtgctgctggcaacaatttaaataCGCTTTATTGCTGACGTTTACTGACATCGACCATCTTCAAAGGGTGTTGAgcattcataaattcatcaattattctgtgctctggcacacgcagacgagagtgctctgaaatcagagtaggtagccagagtgaatttacgaacgcaccctcaATGTCAACGTCATCGCATTGGAGATATCCACTGAAAATCTCCCAAGTCTGAACTGctcctgtctttgtgtgtgcagAGGAGATCTCTGACCTGACTGAGCAGATCGGAGAGACTGGCAAGAGCATCCATGAGTTGGAGAAGGCCAAGAAGACCGTGGAGACAGAGAAGTCTGAGATCCAGACCGCTCTGGAGGAGGCTGAGGTACAAACTGCAGCTGTTTGATGGGAAAAGCAGTGTAACAATAGCCAGTGCCAGCTACAGTTCAATGCTTCCCgtatttgtgtttattatagttatatatatttaATTCCTTGTGTTATTCACATCCAAATGTATTGAACACAATTTACCCGACTGCTTCTCCTTGTCCAGGGAACACTGGAGCACGAGGAATCCAAGATTCTGCGTGTGCAGCTGGAGCTGAACCAGATCAAGGGTGAGGTGGACAGGAAGCTGGCTGAGAAGGACGAGGAGATGGAGCAGATCAAGAGGAACAGCCAGAGGATGATTGACTCCATGCAGAGCACCCTGGACTCTGAGGTCAGGAGCAGAAATGACGCcctgagggtgaagaagaagatggagggagacctGAACGAGATGGAGATCCAGCTGAGCCACTCCAACAGGCAGGCCGCTGAGGCCCAGAAACAGCTGAGGAACGTCCAGGGACTGCTCAAGGTAAAGGGACTGGGATATCAGGCTCAAACATCTGAACATGGGGAGGGATTTGTTTGTGAATCTGTAGAAAAGAATAGAACAGAGAAATTGAATAGTGTTGACTAATATACTGTAGAAAGGTAGGGATATTGGGGAAATTCTTACCAATGAACAGTTCTATCACCAATCCTGTCGCCTCTACTTCCACAAGTCCTAATGAACCTATGTCATTTTGAACCCCAGGATGCCCAATTGCACCTTGATGACGCTGTCCGTGCCTCAGAGGACATGAAGGAACAGGTAGCCATGGTGGAGCGCAGGAACGGTCTGATGGTGGCTGAAATTGAGGAGCTGAGAGTTGCTCTGGAGCAGACTGAGAGAGGCCGCAAAGTGGCTGAGACTGAGTTGGTAGATGCCAGCGAGCGCGTTGGACTGCTGCACTCCCAGGTACGGCTCCAAGCCATTTCTCAATAAAATCAACCAAGCATAACTTTCCTGCCTTGTAAGTTCTCTTGAGATTCAAACAAATGGTTTTGTTTCATCTTCCAGAACACCAGCCTTCTGAACACCAAGAAGAAGCTGGAGACTGACCTGGTGCAGGTGCAGGGAGAGGTGGATGACATCGTCCAGGAGGCTAGAAATGCAGAGGAGAAGGCCAAGAAGGCCATCACTGACGTGAGTCCTTATGATCTATTGAATTACATCCACTTGATTTGTCACCAAGGGCTAATGGTTGCTGGGCTGGTTTACTACAACAACGATCTCAGTTGGGTATTATGATTGGTGCCAAATGGTGCATAAATTAAACAAACTACCATTCCAGGCGGCCATGATGGCTGAGGAGCTGAAGAAGGAGCAGGACACCAGCTCTCACCtggagaggatgaagaagaacctGGAGATCACAGTCAAGGACCTGCAGCACCGACTGGATGAGGCTGAGAATCTGGCCATGAAGGGAGGCAAGAAGCAGCTCCAGAAACTGGAGTCCAGGGTGAGTTAACAGCAGGGTGGATTAGGACATATTGAAAGACTGATTTCTGGAAATGTATTTGATAACATACTCAAGACCATTGTATAATGACTTTTTCTCTCAATAACCCACCTAGATAATGAAAAGCTGTTGTCATTACAGACCCTTCAATGAAAATTGTAAAAGTAGATAGGAATAGACCATTTTGCCTCCTTGACTGAGTAGAACAATATACCTCTGTTTTACAAAGATTTGTTATGTCTGATTTCACCCCCTCAAACAAATGCCTACGTTCATTTCTTCCAAACAAGGTTCGTGAGCTTGAGACTGAGGTGGAGGCTGAGCAGAGAAGAGGTGCAGACGCAGTCAAGGGAGTCCGCAAGTATGAGCGCAGAGTCAAGGAGCTCACTTACCAGGTAAGAGAAAGCACCTTCTTCAAACACTTCCCACTGAGCATACTGGTTAAATCAACAtcgtttccacgtcatttcaatgaaaat
This DNA window, taken from Oncorhynchus tshawytscha isolate Ot180627B linkage group LG10, Otsh_v2.0, whole genome shotgun sequence, encodes the following:
- the LOC112260920 gene encoding myosin heavy chain, fast skeletal muscle-like isoform X1, producing the protein MSTDAEMQIYGKAALYLRKPERERMEAQAMPFDSKNACYVTDKVELYLKGLVTARADGKCTVTVTKPDGSKEEGKEFKEADIYQMNPPKYDKIEDMAMMTYLNEASVLYNLKERYAAWMIYTYSGLFCATVNPYKWLPVYDEEVVNAYRGKKRMEAPPHIFSVSDNAFQFMMIDKENQSILITGESGAGKTVNTKRVIQYFATIAVSGSKKEVDPSKMKGSLEDQIIAANPLLESYGNAKTVRNDNSSRFGKFIRIHFQAGKLAKADIETYLLEKSRVAFQLPDERGYHIFYQLMTGHKPELVEMTLLTTNPYDFPMISQGHIAVPSINDKEELDATDDAITILGFTNDEKLSIYKLTGAVTHHGNLKFKQKQREEQAEPDGTEVADKIGYLLGLNSAELLKCLCYPRVKVGNEYVTKGQTVAQVYNAVMALAKSIYERMFLWMVIRINEMLDTKNPRQFYIGVLDIAGFEIFDYNSMEQLCINFTNEKLQQFFNHTMFVLEQEEYKKEGIVWEFIDFGMDLAACIELIEKPLGIFSILEEECMFPKASDTTFKNKLNDQHLGKTKAFEKPKPAKGKPEAHFSLVHYAGTVDYNITGWLDKNKDPLNESVILMYGKASVKLLATLYPAAPPEDKAKKGGKKKGGSMQTVSSQFRENLHKLMTNLRSTHPHFVRCLIPNESKTPGLMENFLVIHQLRCNGVLEGIRICRKGFPSRIIYADFKQRYKVLNASVIPEGQFMDNKKASEKLLGSIDVNHEDYKFGHTKVFFKAGLLGVLEEMRDEKLAALVGMVQALSRGFLMRREFSKMMERRESIFSIQYNIRSFMNVKTWPWMKLYFKIKPLLQSAETEKELANMKENYEKMKTDLAKALATKKHLEEKLVALVQERADLALQVASEGESLNDAEERCEGLIKSKIQLEAKLKEMTERLEDEEEMNAELTAKKRKLEDECSELKKDIDDLELTLAKVEKEKHATENKVKNLTEEMASLDESVAKLTKEKKALQEAHQQTLDDLQAEEDKVNTLTKAKTKLEQQVDDLEGSLEQEKKLRMDLERAKRKLEGDLKLAQESIMDLENDKQQSDEKIKKKEFETSQLLSKVEDEQSLGAQLQKKIKELQARIEELEEEIEAERAARAKVEKQRADLSRELEEISERLEEAGGATAAQIDMNKKREAEFQKLRRDLEESTLQHEATAAALRKKQADSVAELGEQIDNLQRVKQKLEKEKSEYKMEIDDLSSNMEAVAKAKGNLEKMCRTLEDQLSELKTKNDENVRQVNDISGQRARLLTENGEFGRQLEEKEALVSQLTRGKQAFTQQVEELKRQIEEEVKAKNALAHGVQSARHDCDLLREQFEEEQEAKAELQRGMSKANSEVAQWRTKYETDAIQRTEELEEAKKKLAQRLQDAEETIEATNSKCSSLEKTKQRLQGEVEDLMIDVERANAMAANLDKKQRNFDKVLAEWKQKYEEGQAELEGAQKEARSMSTELFKLKNSYEEALDHLETLKRENKNLQQEISDLTEQIGETGKSIHELEKAKKTVETEKSEIQTALEEAEGTLEHEESKILRVQLELNQIKGEVDRKLAEKDEEMEQIKRNSQRMIDSMQSTLDSEVRSRNDALRVKKKMEGDLNEMEIQLSHSNRQAAEAQKQLRNVQGLLKDAQLHLDDAVRASEDMKEQVAMVERRNGLMVAEIEELRVALEQTERGRKVAETELVDASERVGLLHSQNTSLLNTKKKLETDLVQVQGEVDDIVQEARNAEEKAKKAITDAAMMAEELKKEQDTSSHLERMKKNLEITVKDLQHRLDEAENLAMKGGKKQLQKLESRVRELETEVEAEQRRGADAVKGVRKYERRVKELTYQTEEDRKNVGRLQDLVDKLQMKVKAYKRQAEEAEEQANGHMSKFRKVQHELEEAEERADIAETQVNKLRAKSRSTGKGKEVAE
- the LOC112260920 gene encoding myosin heavy chain, fast skeletal muscle-like isoform X2, whose protein sequence is MSTDAEMQIYGKAALYLRKPERERMEAQAMPFDSKNACYVTDKVELYLKGLVTARADGKCTVTVTKPDGSKEEGKEFKEADIYQMNPPKYDKIEDMAMMTYLNEASVLYNLKERYAAWMIYTYSGLFCATVNPYKWLPVYDEEVVNAYRGKKRMEAPPHIFSVSDNAFQFMMIDKENQSILITGESGAGKTVNTKRVIQYFATIAVSGSKKEVDPSKMKGSLEDQIIAANPLLESYGNAKTVRNDNSSRFGKFIRIHFQAGKLAKADIETYLLEKSRVAFQLPDERGYHIFYQLMTGHKPELVEMTLLTTNPYDFPMISQGHIAVPSINDKEELDATDDAITILGFTNDEKLSIYKLTGAVTHHGNLKFKQKQREEQAEPDGTEVADKIGYLLGLNSAELLKCLCYPRVKVGNEYVTKGQTVAQVYNAVMALAKSIYERMFLWMVIRINEMLDTKNPRQFYIGVLDIAGFEIFDYNSMEQLCINFTNEKLQQFFNHTMFVLEQEEYKKEGIVWEFIDFGMDLAACIELIEKPLGIFSILEEECMFPKASDTTFKNKLNDQHLGKTKAFEKPKPAKGKPEAHFSLVHYAGTVDYNITGWLDKNKDPLNESVILMYGKASVKLLATLYPAAPPEDKAKKGGKKKGGSMQTVSSQFRENLHKLMTNLRSTHPHFVRCLIPNESKTPGLMENFLVIHQLRCNGVLEGIRICRKGFPSRIIYADFKQRYKVLNASVIPEGQFMDNKKASEKLLGSIDVNHEDYKFGHTKVFFKAGLLGVLEEMRDEKLAALVGMVQALSRGFLMRREFSKMMERRESIFSIQYNIRSFMNVKTWPWMKLYFKIKPLLQSAETEKELANMKENYEKMKTDLAKALATKKHLEEKLVALVQERADLALQVASEGESLNDAEERCEGLIKSKIQLEAKLKEMTERLEDEEEMNAELTAKKRKLEDECSELKKDIDDLELTLAKVEKEKHATENKVKNLTEEMASLDESVAKLTKEKKALQEAHQQTLDDLQAEEDKVNTLTKAKTKLEQQVDDLEGSLEQEKKLRMDLERAKRKLEGDLKLAQESIMDLENDKQQSDEKIKKKEFETSQLLSKVEDEQSLGAQLQKKIKELQARIEELEEEIEAERAARAKVEKQRADLSRELEEISERLEEAGGATAAQIDMNKKREAEFQKLRRDLEESTLQHEATAAALRKKQADSVAELGEQIDNLQRVKQKLEKEKSEYKMEIDDLSSNMEAVAKAKGNLEKMCRTLEDQLSELKTKNDENVRQVNDISGQRARLLTENGEFGRQLEEKEALVSQLTRGKQAFTQQVEELKRQIEEEVKAKNALAHGVQSARHDCDLLREQFEEEQEAKAELQRGMSKANSEVAQWRTKYETDAIQRTEELEEAKKKLAQRLQDAEETIEATNSKCSSLEKTKQRLQGEVEDLMIDVERANAMAANLDKKQRNFDKVLAEWKQKYEEGQAELEGAQKEARSMSTELFKLKNSYEEALDHLETLKRENKNLQQEISDLTEQIGETGKSIHELEKAKKTVETEKSEIQTALEEAEGTLEIMVKFSEQSSQETDWIYTSSLVIRLRKHAVNVVVEK